The following DNA comes from Candidatus Bathyarchaeota archaeon.
AACGCGAGGAGGATCAAACATGGTGGTATGCAACTTTCGCTGCTAGGAGATAATAGAGGGCTAAGGTGACTTCACCGTCAATATTGAGGGGAAGACCAACTATTACTGCTCTAACGGGCATTCTCTCGTCATCTGAGACATGACGGAGGTCCACCTAGGGAAAGTCTCTTAGGTCTTATTCTAAGAAAGGGTTTTTCAGGATCATCGAGAACGTGTATCTTTAGTTATTTTATCTTTTTCTTACTTTAATTTAAGCAATAGTAGTATTCATTATAGTATGTTGATTGTTTGGAATTATAACGATTTAGTAAATATGGTCAAAAAATGCTGAAAATATTGCCTGAATCAATGAGCTAACCTGTTAATCTTTTTGTTGTTGTTTATCGAACGTATTTTTTTTAATATCGGTGGAAACTCATGCGGTAATATGACGCGTGATTCTATTGGAAGGCCTCTCTCTTTTTTTACATTATGGAGTTCGTTCCTATCTATCATTTAATTAAAACTATGGATACTTGGACTACTCTATTTCATGAAATATTCGACATAATCAAATATCTAGGCACTAAATACCCCCTTATATGACATGTCTGATTACTGGGGGAGCCGGTTTCATAGGTAGCCATCTCGTGGATTTAATGATGGAATTAGGTGAGACTGTCCACGTTCTAGATAACCTGAGTTCCGGAGATCTAAATAATATTTCCGCGTGGTTGACCTCCCCTCGCCTTACGGTATTTCAAGGAGATATTCTTAACAAGGAACATATTTCTGAAGCTCTTGAGGGTTGCGATACCGTTTTTCATCTGGCTGCTAATCCTGAGGTTCGAAGTGAAAACGCTAGTCCTACTGACCATTTTAAACAGAATATTCAAGGGACATACAATCTATTGGAATGTATACGTGAGTCTGGAGGAGTTAAGCGATATGTATTCGCTTCGACTTCTACTGTATACGGTGAACCTTCTGTGATCCCTACTCCCGAGACCTATGCTCCTTTAATGCCCATTTCACATTACGGGGCCTCTAAATTAGCGTCGGAAGCCCTCTCTATGGCGTATGCCTCTATGTATGAATTTGGTTGCGTAGTCTATCGATTTGCCAATGTTATTGGGCCTAGGAGTAATCATGGTGTAATCTATGATTTTGTTACAAAGCTGAAGGAGACTCCTTCTCGTCTTGAGGTTCTCGGGGATGGTACACAAACTAAATCATATCTCTATGTTGATGATTGTATTACGGGTGTAATGGCTGGATTGGATAATCTTGGCCATCAAATTAGGATATATAATATTGGCTCTAATACTCGTGTAGATGTGCTATCGCTAGCAAGTGCTGTCGTTGATGTTGTTGGTTTTGAAGATGTGGAAATTTATACTACCGGGGGCGTTAGTGGAGGGCGTGGATGGAAAGGTGATGTAAAAAAAATGCAGTTGGATATAACTTTATTACATTCAAAAGGTTGGAGAGCCGAATTATCCAGTTTGGAAGCTATAACAGAAACAGCAAAGTGTCTTAATGCTTTACTATAGTGAGTTTACGTGATACTTTATGCTGTTGTACATAGTACTCCCTCGAAAATATCTTTTAACTTAAAAAGATCATAAATATGCCCATTATAAAACCATAATTATTAAATGATGGAAAGTGTTTTGTCCTATGCTTACGATGTCAAGTGACACAGAATTAGTATTAAATATCGATGCTAAGCGATTTATTGGGTTTCTACTAATTTCAGGAATGATTTTGTTTTCTCTTACGGGATACTTTTCTGCATTGTGGGCTTTTATTGCCCCCTCCGAAGATTATCCTATTCATATAAATTCTGTTTTTGCGTCGGATGTTAATGGAACGGTTCAAACCTCTTTTGCTAGGGGAAGTATGTTTATGCTGAATGTTTCGGTAGAGCGAGCGACACAATACCTCTATCGGTCTTCCTATAACTACTGGGACACTGGCAATTCTACGTCATATCTTCTTCTTGTTCGAGTTGTTTATAATGGTCAATCGGTTTTTCATGGATTCGTAGCTGACTCAATTTCCTCGGAGGAAATTCTTTCTAGAGGTGTCGGTTTTCTGATAGATGACACTGCTGACACCGGTAGTTATACCGCTTATGTGTATATTTGGAGCGATTGGCTTCCAGATGGTGTCATCTTGGCTGACAACAGCGGGTATTCCACCTCCTTCACGGTCACATCTT
Coding sequences within:
- a CDS encoding NAD-dependent epimerase/dehydratase family protein, whose amino-acid sequence is MTCLITGGAGFIGSHLVDLMMELGETVHVLDNLSSGDLNNISAWLTSPRLTVFQGDILNKEHISEALEGCDTVFHLAANPEVRSENASPTDHFKQNIQGTYNLLECIRESGGVKRYVFASTSTVYGEPSVIPTPETYAPLMPISHYGASKLASEALSMAYASMYEFGCVVYRFANVIGPRSNHGVIYDFVTKLKETPSRLEVLGDGTQTKSYLYVDDCITGVMAGLDNLGHQIRIYNIGSNTRVDVLSLASAVVDVVGFEDVEIYTTGGVSGGRGWKGDVKKMQLDITLLHSKGWRAELSSLEAITETAKCLNALL